ATACGCCCAGCGAGTGCCGAAGTGGTCGAACACGATCGGCCTGCTCACCCCGGCCACCCCTGACCATCGACCTCCGGCGCGGGGCGCGCCGAACGTCCGCTTCGACTTCGCCATCGCCCTAGGTGTCGAACGACTGCAGACGACTGATCGCCGCCACCGCGTCCACAACCGTCCGGTCGGCCCGCAACTCGCCTCTGGGCCAGGCGTGTTGCTCGCCGACCCACATGGTCCGGAGCCCGGCGGCCCGGCCGCCGGCGATGTCGTGCTCGGGATTGTCGCCGATCATCCAACCGCCTTCGGCCAAGGCACGACCGCACCGTTCAGCGGCCAGTTGGAAGATCTGGACGTCCGGCTTTCGGATGCCGACCTCGCCGGAGACGCAGCAGGCGTCCACCCGCTCCCTCAGCCCGGACCGTTCGATCTTCATCAACTGGTTGTCGGCCATGCCATTGCTGACGATGGCCACCCGCCAGCCCGACGCCCGCAACTGCGACAGACCGTCGAGCACGCGTGGCTCGCACCGCACCAGGTCCGGCATCCGGGCACGGAAGGCGGCCCACAATTCGTCGGCCGGTTCCACCAGCCCGAAGTGGTCCCGGACCGCGCGAAAGAACTGGTCACGCGGCCGGGCTCCCTGCCTGTCCGCGGCGATCAGCCAACGTGCCGCCTCGCCTCCGAGTTCGCGCTCGTCGGCGAACTCCCCCGCCCATACAGAAAACGCTAGCCGCCGGTCGACCAGGGTGTTGTCCAGATCGAACAGGGCCAACCTCTGCACAGGGCTCAACTCCCACTCAGATGCCTGGCCGGTGGTCAACGCGGACGGCGCAGCCCAGCGATGAGGAGTTCGACCAGTCGACGTGCGTCGTAGCGGGGATCGCTGTCCGCGCCGATGCAGAGGTTACCGACGCCGCGCATGAGTTGGTAGGCATCCACGTCGGAGCGGATCTCGCCGGCGACGGCTGCGGCTTCGAGCAGCTCGGCGCACACGGGCACGAGCCGGTCGAGGAAATAGGCGTGCAGCGTGTCGAAGCCGGCGTCGTCGGACTGCAGCACGGCGGCGAGTCCGTGCTTGGTGACCAGGAAATCGACGAAGAGATCGATCCACTGCCCGAACGCGGCGTGCGGAGTCGCGCTGCTCGCGAGCAGGGCCGGCCCGGCCTCGGCACAGGCGTC
The nucleotide sequence above comes from Streptomyces sp. NL15-2K. Encoded proteins:
- a CDS encoding HAD family hydrolase — protein: MQRLALFDLDNTLVDRRLAFSVWAGEFADERELGGEAARWLIAADRQGARPRDQFFRAVRDHFGLVEPADELWAAFRARMPDLVRCEPRVLDGLSQLRASGWRVAIVSNGMADNQLMKIERSGLRERVDACCVSGEVGIRKPDVQIFQLAAERCGRALAEGGWMIGDNPEHDIAGGRAAGLRTMWVGEQHAWPRGELRADRTVVDAVAAISRLQSFDT
- a CDS encoding TetR/AcrR family transcriptional regulator: MNDSDEGAGPTAQPKRADARRNKETLLDAAAAVFVTSGVEAPVRDIAAKAGVGLGTIYRHFPTRADLIIAVYRHQVDACAEAGPALLASSATPHAAFGQWIDLFVDFLVTKHGLAAVLQSDDAGFDTLHAYFLDRLVPVCAELLEAAAVAGEIRSDVDAYQLMRGVGNLCIGADSDPRYDARRLVELLIAGLRRPR